The genome window GCCCATAAATCTGCCTTCAAACATGACGGCTATTCTGTCACAAACCTGGAACAGCTCTTCCAGGTCTTCTGAGACCAGGAGAACCGCTCCACCGCGGTCTCGGCAGACAATGAGCTCTTTCCGGATATACTCGGCAGCTCCTACATCTAATCCATATGTAGGGTGTGCAGCGATTAAAACATCCGGTTCTGCCGAAATCTCTCTTCCCAGAATGAGTTTCTGGATATTGCCTCCCGACAGGTTTTTGATCGGTGTGTTTATGGATGCTGCATCCACATTATAGGATTTCACAATTTTTTCGGCATGAGCTTTAATAAGCGGATAGTTCATCAGACTTCTGAAGCTGAATGGGTTTCTGTGGTGCTGTTTCAGTACAGAGTTCTCATAAAGCTGAAGTGTTGAGACTGTTCCGTGTTTAATCCTTTCTTCCGGAACATGGGTAATTCCCCTGTCATGTATTTTTCGGGCAGAAATATTTGTTATCTCTTCTCCCTGCAGAAATACCTGACCATTGAGGGCATGTCTTAATCCTGTAATGGCTTCTACCATCTCTCTTTGGCCGTTGCCCGAGACTCCTGCCACCCCCAGTATTTCATTCTGGTGGAGCTTAAAGGATAGATCGTTGACAATCATCCTATTTTGATCGTTGTTGACGCATAGATTATTGACTTCCAGGACTGCTTCTCCAGGCTTTTGATCGCTTTTTTCAAAACAGGACGAGATTTCTCTTCCTATCATCATCCGTGCCAGGTCTTTTTGAGTCACGTCTTCAATGCGGGCATTTCCTGTGACCTTTCCTTTTCTCATTACCATGACAGAGTTGCAAATGGCCATAATTTCTTCAAGTTTATGGCTGATCAAGATGACCGTATGCCCTTCTTTTGTCATCTTTCTGAGAATATCAAAGAGGTCCTCCGCCTCCTGGGGGGTAAGGACCGATGTAGGTTCATCCATGATTAGGAGGTCAGCATTTCTGAATAAAGCTTTGAGGATCTCTACTCTCTGCTGTTCTCCAGCTGATAATTCCCAAATTTTCTTATCCGGATCTACATCCAAACCGAACCGTTCAGAATATTCCTTTATCTGTTCCCTCATGTATCTTTGGGGAAAAAAGAAGGGGGCTCCGTCATATCCCAGAGCAATATTTTCAAGAACCGTGTGTTTCTGGATCAGCATAAAGTGTTGGTGAATCATTCCGATTCCCGCCTGCATACTGTCTTTGGGGTTTCTCAGCCTTATTTCATTATCGTTGATGAGGACCTGTCCCTCATCGGGAAGGTACAGGCCGTAGAGTATATTCATGAGAGTCGTTTTTCCGGCACCGTTTTCACCCAGGAGCCCCAGAATATCTCCTCCCTGAATATTCAAATTGACATCCTGGTTCGCCTTGACCCCTATAAAGGATTTTGAGATTCCTCTCATTTCCAGCTTTTTAAGTTTTCTCAAAGTATATCTCCCTGGAGTGTTTTGATAGCAGAATAGCATGAAATTTAAAAAAAGGGACGCAAGAGCGTCCCTTTTTTTCACCCTTTTTGTAGAAGGATACTTATCTATTCTTATTGGGGAAGAGGTGTATCGAAGTTATCAATTTGATACATCATATCTGCAAAGAGGTGTCCAATGGAAGCCACTTCACCGGCGGCGATGGTTTCGTTGCCGTCCTGGTCATAAATAGGACCTGTAAATGGATCAAATACATCGCGTCCAGCTTTCATCTGTTCATACCGTTTCATCACGAGGTCATAGACGGAAATGTTTCCGAAGTCAGCTGAATCAACCATGATACCTTTCAGAGTATCCACATATTTTGGATTGATTTTTTCTGTCATGGAAGCACCCATTTCAACGGCATTTTCCTTCATAAGCCAAAGCAGGTCATAGTCTGTCAGATCATCTGTTTTTCCGGCTTTATAATCCATCAGCATCTGTTTATACAGTACGCCCCAGTCAGTCAGCTGACCTGAGAGTGCTGCATCTTCACCGTAGGAGGCCATGGGGCTGTAGTGGCTCATAGCATAGATGGCTTCACCTTTTTCCAGATGCTCCTGGGCTACTTCAACAACTGTAGGTGTGTCTTCGGTAAAAGCCAGAACATCACAACCTTCTGAAATCAAAGATTCAGCTGCTTCTCTTGCCTTGTCTGGTCCGTACCAGGCATAGATCCATTTCACGCTGATTGTTGCTTCGGGGTTTACTTCCTTAACACCCAGAGCGTAGGCGTTCATATGACGGAACAGCTCGGGAATTGGAAATGCAGCCACATAACCGATCTTATTGGTTTCGCTCATGGCACCGGCTATAAGTCCATTCATGTAGTAGATCTGGTACATGTCACCCATATAGGTTCCCATATTGGGAGTTCTTTTGAATCCGGAGGCATGGAAGAATTTAACATCAGGATATTTTTCAGCTGCTGCTACAGTATCGTCCATGTAACCAAAGCTGGTTGTAAAAATAACATCACATTTCTGTTCCTGCACCAGTCTGTCGATGAAACGGACTGCATCACCTTCTGGAACACTTTCAACGGTGATTGTTTCCAGCCAGGGAAGTTCTGCTTCAGCAAATAGACGCCCCTGATCGTGGGCATAGGTCCAACCAAAGTCTCCAGCAGGGCCGATGTAAACAAATCCGGCTTTGACTTTTTCTTCTTCTGGTGCTGCCGCTTCGGCAACGGGTTCTGCAGTTTTGGCTTCTTCTTTAGCCTTGCAGGAAAAAAACATGGGAACTGCCAGCAGCACGAGAGCTGCGAGTAGAACAGACTGTAATCTTTTCATTTTACTTTCTCCTAAGGAATAATTCATATTCTTTCTTGATTGTCTTTGTTACTGATCAATTTGTCAATAATAGTATAAATATACTTTGAAATTTGACTGATTGATCAGTTAGAATGGGGTTTTACGGGCTCTAGAAGAGACCATTAAATAAATATGCTACAAATATGTATAAAACTCTCATTTGAAATTACAGTATAAAATGTATGGGCATATTTTAGTTAGAAGGAGCAGAGTGGGGGCCATTATTGAGGTACAGATTATATTTCCCCATCTTTTCCAAGTCCAATCTTTGGGAGAATCGGTCCGATGATCTCAAAGAGTATTGATGTGGCTGTCGTTTTGACAACACTTCCATAGATAAACTATGGGTACAAAAAGCAGAAAACTCATTTTTGACTAGCTGGTGCAGAGTTCTAGGGATAGACCTTTAGGGAGTCCGGCCTGAGAGAGAATTCCCATAGCTTATTTGAATGAATCAATCATTCTCAATCCCTTCTGGATAAATAAAATCTTTGTCTGCCTGTATAAAGTACTCTATAAAACCCTCTTTGCTTTTGATGGACCGCAGAGACTCAATGGCTCCTTCTTTTCTGAAGATCTGACTGATTTTGGACAATATTCTGAGATGAACCACCTCGCTGTCAGATATGAGCAAAAAGAACAGATGGGTCAGTTCTCCGTCAAAGGATGAGAAATCGATGCCTTGCTCTGAAACACCAATGATGATTTTAGCTTCCTTTACGACCTTTCCTGAAGTTTCTCTTATATGAGGAATCGCAATTCCGCTGCCGATGGATGTGGAAGTCAGTTCTTCCCGCTCTACAAGTTTCCTTATGAAGTACACCTTGTCGGATATCAACTGGGAAGCAAAGGCATTTTCGGCCAGTTCACGGATAACTTCTTCCTTGCTTGTGGATGCCAGGGGGAGGATGATGTTTGCAGGATCTATTAAACGGGAAAGGGGAACCGAGTC of Oceanispirochaeta crateris contains these proteins:
- a CDS encoding PTS sugar transporter subunit IIA, which gives rise to MNDEILTLAEVAEYLKLSDKTILKMVKNHEIPCAKIANQWRFSKPVLNDWLTAKMEVIPQNDLSRLIEKEYDSVPLSRLIDPANIILPLASTSKEEVIRELAENAFASQLISDKVYFIRKLVEREELTSTSIGSGIAIPHIRETSGKVVKEAKIIIGVSEQGIDFSSFDGELTHLFFLLISDSEVVHLRILSKISQIFRKEGAIESLRSIKSKEGFIEYFIQADKDFIYPEGIEND
- a CDS encoding ABC transporter ATP-binding protein; protein product: MRKLKKLEMRGISKSFIGVKANQDVNLNIQGGDILGLLGENGAGKTTLMNILYGLYLPDEGQVLINDNEIRLRNPKDSMQAGIGMIHQHFMLIQKHTVLENIALGYDGAPFFFPQRYMREQIKEYSERFGLDVDPDKKIWELSAGEQQRVEILKALFRNADLLIMDEPTSVLTPQEAEDLFDILRKMTKEGHTVILISHKLEEIMAICNSVMVMRKGKVTGNARIEDVTQKDLARMMIGREISSCFEKSDQKPGEAVLEVNNLCVNNDQNRMIVNDLSFKLHQNEILGVAGVSGNGQREMVEAITGLRHALNGQVFLQGEEITNISARKIHDRGITHVPEERIKHGTVSTLQLYENSVLKQHHRNPFSFRSLMNYPLIKAHAEKIVKSYNVDAASINTPIKNLSGGNIQKLILGREISAEPDVLIAAHPTYGLDVGAAEYIRKELIVCRDRGGAVLLVSEDLEELFQVCDRIAVMFEGRFMGIVNPQNCEMDDIGLMMAGAIPEFSPAPQGEN
- a CDS encoding BMP family ABC transporter substrate-binding protein produces the protein MKRLQSVLLAALVLLAVPMFFSCKAKEEAKTAEPVAEAAAPEEEKVKAGFVYIGPAGDFGWTYAHDQGRLFAEAELPWLETITVESVPEGDAVRFIDRLVQEQKCDVIFTTSFGYMDDTVAAAEKYPDVKFFHASGFKRTPNMGTYMGDMYQIYYMNGLIAGAMSETNKIGYVAAFPIPELFRHMNAYALGVKEVNPEATISVKWIYAWYGPDKAREAAESLISEGCDVLAFTEDTPTVVEVAQEHLEKGEAIYAMSHYSPMASYGEDAALSGQLTDWGVLYKQMLMDYKAGKTDDLTDYDLLWLMKENAVEMGASMTEKINPKYVDTLKGIMVDSADFGNISVYDLVMKRYEQMKAGRDVFDPFTGPIYDQDGNETIAAGEVASIGHLFADMMYQIDNFDTPLPQ